Part of the Bradyrhizobium sp. AZCC 1721 genome, CGTCAGGTGTCGTGAAGATCGACGGCAAGATGATCGACAAGCCGCATCTGCGCGCCGCGGAGAAGATTTTGGCGTTGCGAGGACGGTAGCGCGCTCATCTGCACCGTCCTTAACAAAGTGTTGCCATCGCGCCCTCAACGCATATCGGCATCCTGTTTTCGGACCTAGTCGCATTGGGCGAATTGGTGTTTTTTACAACCTCGCCCGATTCGAAAAATTGTTGCCTTCGAGATTGCCGTGACACCGCCCCCCGCCGCAGCCGCCAGGCTGGACAGCGCTCCATTACCTTTGCCATCGAAGGAAACCGCCACCGTCCGCAAAGCGCCCGCGCGCGCTGATCGGCCGTTCAAGGGCATCGCGCTGGTGCTGGCCTCGACGGTGTTTCTCGGCGCCTCCGACGTGACGGCGAAATATCTGTCCGCGACCCTGCCTTCGATCGAGATCGCCTGGATCCGCTTCCTGGTGTTCGCGATGATCATGACGCCGGCGATGCTGCCGGGTTCCCCGCTCTATGCGCTGCAGACCAAACGCCGCGGCCTGCATCTGTTGCGCGGCGCGGCGCTGTTGGGCTCGTCACTGTTCTTCATCTCCGGCCTGCGGTTCCTTCCCATTGCGGAGGCCTCCGCCACGGGTTTCGTCGCGCCGCTGTTCGTCACCGCGCTGTCGATCATCTTTCTCGGCGAGAAGGTCGGCCTGCGCCGCTGGATCGCGACCGGCGTCGGCCTCGTCGGCGTGTTGATCATCCTGCGTCCCGGCACCGGCGCGTTTCACCCAGCGGCGTTCTTTCCGCTGGTCTCGGCGCTGGCCTGGGCCTGCACGCTGATCATGACGCGAATGATGAGCGGCACTGAGCGCGCCATCACCACCATGACCTATTCGTCGATCGCGGGCCTGTTCATTCTCTCCGCGCTGGTGCCGTTCGTCTGGGTGACGCCCACTTGGCACGATATCGCCTTCGGCATCCTGATCGGTGTCGCATCGACCGCGGGGCAGTGGATCGTGGTGCTGGCGTTCCGCTATGCCGACGCCTCCGTGCTGGCGCCGTTTTCCTACACGCAATTGCTGTGGGTCAGCGTGCTCGGCTTCCTGATCTTCGGCGAAGTCCCGGATGCCTACACGATCACCGGCGCCGCCTTCATCGTCGCCTCAGGCCTCTACACCGCCCATCGCGAACGGGTCCGCCGCTCGCAGCTTCTGACGGTCTCGGGCGAGTCGTCGCCGAACGCTTGATCCGGGTCACCCGCAAGAAGGCACCAGTTCCTGCGCCGGCAAGGCCGTTGTACGCTATTCGTGGTGATCCTCCTGCTAGCGTTTTCGAGCGAAAGCCTGCCCCGGACTTGATCCGGGGTGGCTCCCGGTTCGCGTGAAGAAAACGCGTCAAACAAAAAACCTAGCGCATCGGTTCTGATTTCAATCAGAACCGATAGTGCTCTAAGGTGAAAGAAAACCACGGGAGAATCCTTCGTGCGCGCAGCCATTTTCCGCAACGGGGAAATTGTCGTCGACGAGATGCCGGAGCCGAAACCCGGTGCCGGGCAGGTGCTGGTGAAGTCTTTGGCCTGCGGCATCTGCGGCTCCGACCTGCATGCGCGCAAGCACGCGCACCGCATGGTGGAGCTCGCCAAGCATTTTCCTGGCCGCAAGCCGATGGACCTTTCGCGCGACGTCGTGTTCGGCCATGAATTCTGCTGCGAGGTGCTGGACTATGGTCCTGGCACCACGGGCAAGTTCAAGGCGGGCACCAGGGTTTGCTCGCTGCCGGCGCTGCTGACCCCGGAAGGCCCGACGGGCATCGGCTATTCCAACGACAATGTCGGCGCTTACGCCGAGCGCCTGCTGCTCAGCGAAGCCTTGCTGCTCGAAGTTCCGAACGGCCTCGCCGCCGAGCACGCCGCGCTCACCGAGCCGCTCGCGGTCGGCGTTCACGCCGTGGCAAAAGCCACCATCAGGGGAGGCGAGGTGCCCTTGGTGATCGGTTGCGGTCCGGTCGGGCTCGCCGTCATCGCGGCGCTGAAGATCAGGGGATTGCACCCGATCGTGGCCGCCGATTATTCGCCGGCACGCCGCGCGCTCGCCGAAAAGCTCGGCGCCGATGTCGTCGTTGATCCCGCACGCTCGCAGCCCTACGCGACCTGGGCCGAGCACGCCCAGATGTCGCCGGAGGAAAAAGCTGCGCGCCCGCCGCTGCAGGCGCTGTTGCCGGCGCTGAAACCCGCGCTGATCTTCGAATGCGTCGGCGTGCCCGGCCTGATCCAGCAGGTGTTCGAGGGCGCGCCGCGCGATGCCCGCATCGTCGTGGTCGGCGTCTGCATGGAGACCGACCGCTCCGAGCCGATGCTCGGCATCATGAAGGAACTCAACGTTCAATACGTGCTCGGCTACACGCCCGAGGAATTCGCCTATTCGCTCCGCCTGATCGCGGAAGGGCAGGTGGACGCCGCCTCGATGGTGACCTCCACCGTCGGCATCGACGGCTCGCCAAGGCGTTCGCCGATCTCGCCAACCCGGAAGTGCATACCAAGATCATAGTCGAGCCGTGGCGGTAAGTGAGACTGAATGTGGGTGATCTACAATGGCGATTGGTTTCAGTGATGAATTTGACTTCCGTCCGATCATTGGATGGGAACTCTATCAGGTAACGATAGATAAATATCACGTGATGTTTTGGTTCGAAGACGAGCATGCGTTGCTGAATATCGCGGACAAGTTCTCGTTCAAATCTTTCGACGGAGCTGTCAATTTTACCTATGAAATCTATGGAAACCAAAAGTCCCTCAATCTTGATCGCATTCTCCGCGTCAAAGTAGCCGCCACCAAAATCGTCGCAATTGATCAACTCGATCTGATCTTTGAGAACGGGGACATTCTGTCAATCCACGATAACCCCGAACTCAGGTCCTGGTGGTTCCTCGGTGGCCGTCAGTCAGACCCTTTAACTCGAAGAACGAACTGGTCGTTCACGATCGGAGATTGTGAGCCGGACGAACTCACCGAAGATGCGTGGCAGAGGCGGCGTACCCAGCTCTCGTAGCAGCGTAGGGTGGGCAAAGGCGCGCGAGCGCCGTGCCCACCATTCATCCGCAATCTCCTTTGATGGTGGGCACGCCATCGGGTGCGCATTCGCGCGACCCGTTGGCTTTGCCCACCCTACGGCATTTGATGCTTCGGATACTCCAACTGCATGGCGACGAAGTCGGCGGTATCTGTTCCGTAGCGCGCGGCAATGCCCGCAAGCGCGTGGTCCAGCGCTTCCGCCGGTTTCGTGCCATCGTTCGCCGGCAGTAATCGCGCGGCGGGCCAGTTCGCCGCGACCTGGTCGGGAAGTATCCGCAAGCCGCCGCGACTCTGCTGCGCGCCGGCAGAGCTGGCGAACGTCACCGCCTGTGAGCGATAGGTCCGCGACCAGGCATCGGTGACGAGCGCCAGCGAGACCTCGTCGACGCCGCCCTTGAGTTCGATGCCGAGCTGCTCGTGCGCCCAGAACGCGGCCGTGTTGCGGATAGCCGTCAGCGCAAATGGGCGCGTGAACTTGAATGCGTCGCTATTGTGGCGCACATCCCACTCGGCGAGGCCGATCTCGCGGCCGACGTCGCGCGCCTTGTCGGGGCCGGCAATCGCCTCGATCAAGGTGAGCGACATCGGCATCGACGCCGTGATTCCGGTGGTCGTCGCCACGCCCTTGTCGACCACCAGCCGCCGGTCCCTGACATAGTGCATGGTGGGATGCTTGCCGCGCAACTCCTTGACGGAATACCAGTGCGTCGTGGCCTGCTTGTCGTGCAGCAGCCCGGCATCGCCGACCACTTTGGCGCCGACGCAGACGCCGATCACGATTGCACCCTTGGCCGACTGGCTTCGGATCCATTGCAGCGCTTCGGGATCGTCGTCGCGGCTCATGGCGGGGACGATGACATAGTCGGCGCCGTCGGAATGCTGCGCATCGAATTCCGCGATGGTCGCCTGCGGTTCGACCTTGAGCGTCGGATAGAGCGTCACCGGCCCCGGTTTCGTCGCCAGCGTGACGACATCGGCGACGTCGGCGCGCTTGAGAATGCCATAGGGCATGAGATAGTCGGTGGTCTCGGTGGCGTCGTTGATCCCGATGATGGCGATCAACGGCCGCTGCCGCTTCGGCGGCTTCAGCGCCGCGACCGTCGCATCGCGCTCGTCTGGCGCAATCGCCGGCGGGGCTGCGGCCGAAGGCGCCGGTGGTAACGAGAAAATCCAGGCTCCGCCGACCACGGCGACAAGCGCGACTGCGCCGAGCGCGCTCCACAATACACGTCGCGAATTCATCGGTTTGCCGGCACGCGCCTCACTCATATCGACCAACCGCACTCTACAGCCGCCGCGATCCGCCTGAAATGACGCAAATCCGGCGAAAACGGCCATGCGGAGAGATGTACAATTTCGTGTCCCGGACGCGGTGCAGCGTGAAACGCTGCTCCGCAGAGCTGGGACCCATTGTGCCCGTGAGATGGACCCCGGACGCTGCGCAGCGCTGACGCGCTGCGCAGCGTCCGGGGAACGAGTTGTTGCCGGGATCCTCCCGGTTTTCGGGAATGTCCATCCGGAGTGGCAGTCATTGTCTCATGCCGTGCGACGCCGCAGCTTTGCGAGTAAGCATCACGGCCTCTGGACAAGGAGGGCTTCATGCCGTCGGACAGACGTATGTTCTTGGGCGCGGGCCTCGGCGTCACCGCCGCGCTCGCTTCGCACGCCAGCGGGTTGGCAGCATCGGCACAGGCGGTGTCGGCAGACGGTCCGCATCTGCCTGCCAACATCCGCCTTGAGCCGGAGGTTCGCGCCGCCGCAGCCCATGATTTTGGCCGCCTCATTCACAAGCAACCGCGCGGCGTGCTCAAGCCCGCATCGAGCGCTGACATTGCGGGCCTGATGCGCTGGGCCGGAGGCGCTGATGTCAAGGTGGCGGCGCGCGGGCAGGGCCACTCGATCTTTGGCCGCTCGCTGTCCGAGGACGGCGTCGTGGTCGATATGAGCGCGATGAATGCAATTCGCGAGATCCAGCACGATCGCGTCGTGGTCGATGCCGGAGCGACGTGGAAAGATCTGCTCGACGCGACCCTGGCGCAGGGACTCACGCCGCCAGTGCTGACCAACTATCTCGGTCTATCGGTCGGAGGAACGATCGCGGTGGGCGGCATCGGCGCGACGTCATCCCGGCATGGCATGCAAACTGATAACGTCATCGCGCTGGACGTGGTGACGGGCGATGGCAATGAGCTGAGTTGCTCGGCGGACACTAACGCCGATCTCTTCGACGGCGTCCGCGCCGGCCTGGGCCAATGCGGCATTGTTACGCGGGCAACGCTGCGCCTGGTGCGCGCTCCCGAGCGTATCAGGCGCTTTCAGCTCTTCTACCGCGATTTGTCATCGCTAATGGCGGACCAGCGGCGCGTGCTGACGGAAGGGCGCTTCGACCAGTTGCAGGGGGCCATTCTTCCCGATGGCAGCGGCGGTTGGCGGTACCAGCTCGACGGCGCGATACCCTATAACAGCGGCTCGGCTCCCGATGACAAGGCGGTACTTTCCGGATTGTCGGATGAGCGCGGCGCCGCCGTCATCGCCGACCTGAGTTATCGCGAGGATGCCCTGGCGTTTGGAAAATTCGAAAGTCTGCTGCGCTCCAAAGGCCAGTGGTCCAATCCGCAGCCCTGGTTTTTGACGTTCCTGCGCGGCAGCAACGCCGAACGGGTCGCCGGCGATATTCTGGCTGGCCTGAAGGGCGATGCTGTTGGTCCGTTCGGGCGGATAACTCTCTACCCTTTGCTCACGCGGGCGTTTCATACGCCGCTGGTTCGCCTGCCGAAGGAAGATATGGTCTTCGTCTTCAATCTCATTCGCATCCCCGCATCAAACGATGCGGCGGCGGCGGAACGGATGGTTGCGGCAAATCGTACGCTCTACGATCGCATTCGCGAAGCCGGCGGCGTTCAGTATCCGGTCGGTGCCTTCGCCATGTCGCCTGGCGATTGGGAGGTTCACTTTGGATCAAGCTGGCCGCAGCTTCGCGAAGCCAAGCGGCGCTACGATCCAAAACATCTGCTGGCGCCCGGATATAATGTATTCTGACGTGCGGATTAGTCCCTCATGGTGAGGAGCGCCAACGGGTCGCGCGAATGCGCGCCCGATGACAGGCTCCGCGCGTCTCGAACCATGAGGCCCGGCTGGTGGCCTACATCCTTCGAGACGCCGCTTCGCGGCTCCTCAGGATGAGGGATTGAGAGCTAAAGCAGATCGGTCTTCAGGCTGCTCGCTAGAAAATCCGAGAAACGCCGGACGCGCTCCAGCGGCGCCCGTGTCGGCGGCCAGACCAACTGGATCTGCATTCCCTCGGTTTCGAATTCCGGCAGTACGATCGTGAGCGCGCCCTGCGCGACGAGATCGCTGATCTGCCACAGCGGCAGCCGGGCGAGGCCGGTGCCTTCGCGCGCGGCAGCGCGGATCGAAGCGGCGCTGTTCGAACGAAGGCGGCCGTGCACCCTGATCGACTGCAGCCGGCCGTCGATCCGAAACGGCCATTTGTCGATCACCTCGGCGCCGGCCCGCAAAATGCACGCGTGCCGCTCGAGATCGACTGGATGCTGCGGCCGGCCATGTTCGGCGAAATAGGACGGCGCGCCGACAACGACCACGCGCAGCGTATGCAATCGGCGGGCGATCAGGGATTCGTCGGCGGAATCGCCGATCCGGACGGCAATATCGAGGCCATCAGCAACGAGATCGACCTGCTCGTCGGAGGCGCGAAGCTCGACATCCACGTTGGGATAGAGTTTCAGAAAACGGCTGACGATCGGCGCCACGTAGGATGACGCAAACAGAATGGGCGCACCGATTTTCAACGGCCCCAGAATTTCGCCGCGCAGGTTGGCTGCCTCGGCCCGCGCCTCGATGATTTCTGCAACCGCCGGCTTGATGCGTTCGTAAAATACCCGCCCCGCCTCGGTCGGCTCCGACCGCCGTGTGGTGCGTTTCACGAGCTCGACGCCGAGCGCGCGTTCGAGCGCCATCAGCGACCGATTGAGCGATTGCAACGGGCGCCGAAGATGACGTGAGGCCGCCGCCTGGCTGCCCTTCTCGATGACTGCGAGGAAGGCCTCGAGATCGTCCAACCGTTCCAATTCGATATACCGCGTCTGATATACCGCCCCTTCTGATGCTGCATCGAACATCCAGCGATTGCAAGGTCGACAGGGTCGACTAGGCAAATCACTTCTGATTTTCAGAAATCGTGTCAAGCCCAAAGAATCAGAAAGAATCAAAATATTCCGCTTCACGCGAGAGGCAAATCAGCCGCATATTTCCGCCCGTCTCACCCATTGAGGGGCGCTCGCGATCGTCACGAACGTGCGGTGAGATGCGATGGACGCGGAAGGCGCGCCGGAAGCGTACGGCGAAGTCGTGTGGTTCGGGCGCCGCGGTGCTGGCGTTAAGTCGGCGGGAAGTGTCCCGCTGACGACGAAGG contains:
- a CDS encoding LysR family transcriptional regulator is translated as MDDLEAFLAVIEKGSQAAASRHLRRPLQSLNRSLMALERALGVELVKRTTRRSEPTEAGRVFYERIKPAVAEIIEARAEAANLRGEILGPLKIGAPILFASSYVAPIVSRFLKLYPNVDVELRASDEQVDLVADGLDIAVRIGDSADESLIARRLHTLRVVVVGAPSYFAEHGRPQHPVDLERHACILRAGAEVIDKWPFRIDGRLQSIRVHGRLRSNSAASIRAAAREGTGLARLPLWQISDLVAQGALTIVLPEFETEGMQIQLVWPPTRAPLERVRRFSDFLASSLKTDLL
- a CDS encoding FAD-binding protein, with protein sequence MPSDRRMFLGAGLGVTAALASHASGLAASAQAVSADGPHLPANIRLEPEVRAAAAHDFGRLIHKQPRGVLKPASSADIAGLMRWAGGADVKVAARGQGHSIFGRSLSEDGVVVDMSAMNAIREIQHDRVVVDAGATWKDLLDATLAQGLTPPVLTNYLGLSVGGTIAVGGIGATSSRHGMQTDNVIALDVVTGDGNELSCSADTNADLFDGVRAGLGQCGIVTRATLRLVRAPERIRRFQLFYRDLSSLMADQRRVLTEGRFDQLQGAILPDGSGGWRYQLDGAIPYNSGSAPDDKAVLSGLSDERGAAVIADLSYREDALAFGKFESLLRSKGQWSNPQPWFLTFLRGSNAERVAGDILAGLKGDAVGPFGRITLYPLLTRAFHTPLVRLPKEDMVFVFNLIRIPASNDAAAAERMVAANRTLYDRIREAGGVQYPVGAFAMSPGDWEVHFGSSWPQLREAKRRYDPKHLLAPGYNVF
- a CDS encoding DJ-1/PfpI family protein — its product is MNSRRVLWSALGAVALVAVVGGAWIFSLPPAPSAAAPPAIAPDERDATVAALKPPKRQRPLIAIIGINDATETTDYLMPYGILKRADVADVVTLATKPGPVTLYPTLKVEPQATIAEFDAQHSDGADYVIVPAMSRDDDPEALQWIRSQSAKGAIVIGVCVGAKVVGDAGLLHDKQATTHWYSVKELRGKHPTMHYVRDRRLVVDKGVATTTGITASMPMSLTLIEAIAGPDKARDVGREIGLAEWDVRHNSDAFKFTRPFALTAIRNTAAFWAHEQLGIELKGGVDEVSLALVTDAWSRTYRSQAVTFASSAGAQQSRGGLRILPDQVAANWPAARLLPANDGTKPAEALDHALAGIAARYGTDTADFVAMQLEYPKHQMP
- a CDS encoding zinc-binding dehydrogenase; amino-acid sequence: MRAAIFRNGEIVVDEMPEPKPGAGQVLVKSLACGICGSDLHARKHAHRMVELAKHFPGRKPMDLSRDVVFGHEFCCEVLDYGPGTTGKFKAGTRVCSLPALLTPEGPTGIGYSNDNVGAYAERLLLSEALLLEVPNGLAAEHAALTEPLAVGVHAVAKATIRGGEVPLVIGCGPVGLAVIAALKIRGLHPIVAADYSPARRALAEKLGADVVVDPARSQPYATWAEHAQMSPEEKAARPPLQALLPALKPALIFECVGVPGLIQQVFEGAPRDARIVVVGVCMETDRSEPMLGIMKELNVQYVLGYTPEEFAYSLRLIAEGQVDAASMVTSTVGIDGSPRRSPISPTRKCIPRS
- a CDS encoding DMT family transporter, encoding MPSKETATVRKAPARADRPFKGIALVLASTVFLGASDVTAKYLSATLPSIEIAWIRFLVFAMIMTPAMLPGSPLYALQTKRRGLHLLRGAALLGSSLFFISGLRFLPIAEASATGFVAPLFVTALSIIFLGEKVGLRRWIATGVGLVGVLIILRPGTGAFHPAAFFPLVSALAWACTLIMTRMMSGTERAITTMTYSSIAGLFILSALVPFVWVTPTWHDIAFGILIGVASTAGQWIVVLAFRYADASVLAPFSYTQLLWVSVLGFLIFGEVPDAYTITGAAFIVASGLYTAHRERVRRSQLLTVSGESSPNA